One window of the Elusimicrobiota bacterium genome contains the following:
- a CDS encoding glycosyltransferase family 2 protein — MIKLSICIPTYNRAKYLKENLAFLVPQIKNKNNVEVVVIDNDSEDNTNEVVEEYVQKNKNVRYCKNPTNLGYSGNQLKCFEYAQGEYCSILCDDDVYLDGCVELILKHISNKYVFLALNYCAFIKDPLTPYKIDFAPKKDVVFKRAYDIMNYPSVGHFSGFIFNTN, encoded by the coding sequence ATGATTAAACTTTCTATTTGTATCCCAACCTATAACCGTGCGAAATATTTAAAAGAAAATCTTGCCTTTTTGGTGCCACAGATAAAAAATAAAAATAATGTCGAAGTTGTTGTTATCGATAATGATTCAGAAGATAATACGAATGAAGTTGTAGAAGAATATGTCCAAAAAAATAAAAACGTTAGATATTGTAAAAATCCAACTAACTTAGGTTATAGTGGAAATCAACTGAAGTGCTTTGAATACGCCCAAGGTGAATATTGTTCGATACTTTGTGATGATGATGTTTATTTGGATGGGTGTGTAGAACTAATTTTAAAGCACATAAGTAACAAATATGTATTTCTAGCCCTAAACTACTGCGCGTTTATTAAAGATCCCCTGACACCGTATAAAATTGATTTTGCTCCTAAGAAAGATGTAGTTTTTAAAAGGGCATATGATATTATGAATTATCCTTCAGTGGGGCATTTCTCGGGTTTTATTTTTAATACTAACG
- a CDS encoding glycosyltransferase family 2 protein translates to MIKLSICIPTYNRSSYLRKILESIVSQIANNAIEVIISDNASTDDTKRIVGEYASQYPFIHYYCNEQNIGLDKNTLLAMNYGKGDYIWLCSDDDVIINGTVNKVMQTIEKCNPKFIYLNHAGFTDGENWWSVLERNDDKNDTIYSSGEKMVLDHRISHFTASIFHRVSIQKYVEMVKEYTEQDYGRGYAFVVIANHLILSEPGPFVYIGKVCVAVRNPMEVDYNPVLIIIVDSARFYQSLQKKSLISTKTERYIVQWFIKGLYRFIIPMRCQNDPQYTKEYERWIFKLYKKYPLFYIYMFPFMIFPRWMLLILYNSARGLKKIKKKLKANFDL, encoded by the coding sequence ATGATTAAATTATCCATATGCATTCCTACTTATAACAGAAGTTCCTATCTAAGAAAAATTTTAGAATCGATTGTAAGTCAAATTGCGAATAATGCCATAGAGGTAATCATATCAGATAATGCTTCAACCGATGATACTAAAAGGATCGTAGGTGAATATGCAAGCCAATATCCTTTTATACATTATTACTGTAATGAACAAAATATTGGGTTAGATAAGAACACATTATTAGCAATGAATTACGGTAAGGGTGATTACATTTGGCTTTGTTCAGACGACGATGTTATAATTAATGGGACTGTCAATAAAGTTATGCAAACTATTGAAAAATGTAATCCTAAATTTATTTATTTAAATCATGCGGGTTTTACTGATGGTGAAAATTGGTGGAGTGTATTAGAAAGAAATGATGATAAGAATGATACGATATATTCATCGGGGGAAAAAATGGTTTTGGATCATAGAATTAGTCATTTTACAGCTTCTATATTTCATAGAGTGTCGATACAAAAGTATGTAGAAATGGTCAAGGAATACACTGAACAAGACTATGGGCGTGGTTACGCATTTGTTGTTATTGCAAATCATTTAATTTTATCTGAGCCAGGTCCCTTCGTATATATTGGTAAGGTTTGTGTGGCTGTTAGAAACCCAATGGAAGTAGATTATAATCCCGTTCTTATTATTATTGTTGATTCTGCTCGATTTTATCAAAGTCTGCAAAAGAAGAGTCTAATTTCCACTAAGACTGAAAGATATATTGTTCAGTGGTTTATAAAAGGATTGTATCGATTTATAATACCAATGCGTTGTCAAAATGATCCACAGTATACTAAGGAATATGAAAGATGGATATTTAAACTGTATAAAAAATATCCTCTATTTTATATTTATATGTTTCCATTCATGATATTCCCACGCTGGATGTTGTTGATTTTATATAATAGTGCTAGAGGATTAAAGAAAATAAAAAAGAAATTAAAAGCAAATTTTGATTTATGA